In the genome of Desulfofarcimen acetoxidans DSM 771, one region contains:
- a CDS encoding nucleotidyltransferase domain-containing protein: MILPEYDYLIRLLSAIIDGKQPQNPPETLDWEKLYQLSIWHGISNMAWYGIMQLDTEHRPPQNILMKFKKEYKMCVAKEATQHLTVEQILKTFEEHRISCLPLKGCLLKYLYPRPDMRLMADIDILMKPEQAEPTKELMLDMGFVAKRQGGNHDIYYREPYMNIEMHRKLVADNSPYSVYLSKTWDRTGLKEGCQYTYRLSDEDFYIYLIIHLTKHYLGRGTGIRSFMDICLYNRYYKQTMDWNYIWTELAKIGLREFAENIIGLCGAWFEGAESNGIYNEMAEYILSSGVYGTRQHSIISAISSSVDKKLPIWVARQMYSLKLFFPSISVMQVQYPFLVKVPKLLPACWVLRGSRYLLFKRKHTFQIINSIRSVSTKDIDRMRKLHAKTGLIK, translated from the coding sequence ATGATACTGCCTGAATACGATTATTTAATCCGCCTGTTATCCGCTATCATTGATGGTAAGCAGCCGCAGAACCCACCGGAAACACTGGATTGGGAAAAGCTGTATCAGCTTTCAATCTGGCACGGCATATCTAATATGGCCTGGTACGGCATTATGCAATTGGACACTGAACACAGGCCGCCTCAAAATATTCTGATGAAATTCAAAAAAGAATACAAAATGTGTGTGGCAAAAGAAGCCACGCAGCATCTGACGGTGGAGCAAATACTGAAAACCTTTGAAGAACACCGTATTTCCTGCCTGCCCTTAAAGGGCTGCCTTTTAAAGTATCTGTACCCCCGGCCCGATATGCGGCTGATGGCTGACATTGATATTTTAATGAAACCCGAGCAGGCGGAGCCAACAAAGGAATTGATGCTGGATATGGGCTTTGTCGCAAAGCGTCAGGGGGGCAACCATGATATCTATTACAGGGAACCTTATATGAACATTGAAATGCACCGAAAACTTGTAGCCGATAACTCCCCTTACAGCGTATATTTAAGCAAAACATGGGACAGAACCGGATTAAAAGAGGGTTGTCAATATACATACAGGCTTTCGGATGAGGATTTTTATATTTATCTTATTATCCACCTTACAAAGCATTATTTAGGCAGAGGCACCGGCATCCGGTCTTTCATGGATATCTGCTTATATAACCGCTATTATAAACAAACCATGGATTGGAATTACATATGGACGGAGCTTGCGAAGATCGGCCTCCGGGAGTTTGCGGAAAACATTATAGGGCTTTGCGGCGCATGGTTTGAAGGTGCTGAAAGTAATGGGATATACAATGAAATGGCCGAATATATCCTCTCCAGCGGGGTCTACGGAACAAGACAACACTCTATTATATCCGCTATAAGTTCAAGCGTCGATAAGAAATTGCCTATATGGGTTGCACGGCAAATGTATAGTCTGAAACTGTTTTTCCCGTCCATCAGTGTCATGCAGGTACAATACCCGTTTCTTGTTAAAGTACCGAAATTATTGCCCGCTTGCTGGGTACTCCGAGGGAGCAGGTACTTGCTGTTCAAACGTAAACACACTTTTCAGATAATTAACAGTATTCGTTCCGTATCCACGAAAGATATAGACAGAATGCGGAAATTACACGCAAAAACCGGACTTATAAAATAA
- the ilvN gene encoding acetolactate synthase small subunit: MKHTLAVLVVNKPGVLARISGLLSRRMFNIESIAAGYTEEPDVTRITLVVQGDDRVLDQVIKQVSKLVDVIKVCQLIEHEAIDRELALVKVKADPESRSGIVDIVEIFRAKIVDVNRETMVIEMTGDARKIDALCAVLQDHGVVEMVRTGKISLSRGPRAARDADRKFEVVC, translated from the coding sequence ATGAAACATACTTTAGCGGTTTTGGTGGTGAATAAGCCTGGTGTTTTAGCCCGCATATCCGGCCTCTTGAGCCGGAGAATGTTCAATATTGAGAGTATTGCCGCCGGGTATACTGAGGAGCCTGATGTAACCAGAATAACTCTTGTAGTGCAGGGTGACGATCGGGTGCTGGATCAGGTAATTAAGCAGGTATCCAAGCTGGTTGATGTAATTAAGGTTTGTCAGTTGATTGAACACGAGGCTATTGACCGGGAACTGGCTCTGGTTAAAGTTAAGGCTGACCCGGAAAGCCGATCGGGTATTGTGGATATAGTTGAAATATTCCGAGCAAAAATTGTAGATGTTAACCGTGAAACAATGGTTATTGAAATGACCGGTGATGCCCGTAAGATTGACGCGCTTTGCGCTGTGCTTCAGGATCACGGGGTTGTGGAAATGGTGCGTACGGGTAAGATATCACTATCCAGAGGGCCAAGGGCAGCCAGGGATGCCGATCGTAAATTTGAAGTAGTATGTTGA
- a CDS encoding ribbon-helix-helix protein, CopG family has translation MISLPDSLLAEVDGIAAAERVNRSEFIREAMKLYIAERKRRLLREQMKKGYMEMANINLQLAVEQYRLETEVTPAFEAYLTGAK, from the coding sequence ATGATAAGTCTGCCGGACAGTCTTTTAGCTGAGGTTGACGGCATAGCAGCTGCTGAAAGAGTAAACCGCAGCGAATTCATCAGGGAGGCTATGAAATTGTACATTGCCGAGCGCAAGCGCCGGTTGCTAAGAGAACAGATGAAAAAGGGATATATGGAAATGGCAAATATTAATCTTCAGCTTGCGGTGGAACAGTACCGTTTGGAGACGGAGGTTACACCGGCTTTTGAAGCATATTTGACGGGGGCAAAATAA
- a CDS encoding energy-coupling factor ABC transporter permease, whose translation MKGYLTAFLAMLGSYFIFPDNAYAMHIMEGFLPVKWSIIWSVITLPFIIVGLWSIQKKVSNSPSLKMLLGLAGAFAFVLSALKLPSVAGSCSHPTGVGLGAILFGPFAMSVLGVIVLLFQALLLAHGGLTTLGANTFSMAVAGPFVSYGIFKLLQKFGTPLWICVFMAAALGDLATYLTTSFQLALAFPSETGGVLASMYKFAAVFAVTQLPLAISEGLLTVLVMNVLTVHSKSELEELSALTREVKA comes from the coding sequence ATGAAGGGGTATTTAACAGCTTTCTTAGCTATGCTGGGGTCATACTTTATTTTTCCTGATAACGCATACGCCATGCATATTATGGAAGGATTTTTGCCTGTCAAATGGAGTATTATCTGGTCGGTAATAACTTTACCGTTTATAATTGTAGGTCTATGGTCCATCCAGAAAAAGGTGTCTAATAGCCCGTCACTGAAGATGCTGTTGGGTTTAGCCGGGGCTTTTGCCTTTGTTCTGTCTGCTTTGAAACTGCCGTCGGTTGCGGGTAGTTGTTCTCATCCTACGGGAGTAGGGCTGGGAGCTATTTTGTTTGGGCCTTTTGCTATGAGCGTGCTGGGTGTCATTGTGTTGCTTTTTCAAGCACTGCTTCTGGCTCACGGAGGTTTAACCACGCTGGGGGCCAATACTTTCTCCATGGCTGTGGCAGGTCCTTTTGTGTCTTATGGCATCTTTAAGCTTTTGCAAAAATTTGGGACCCCGTTATGGATATGTGTATTTATGGCTGCCGCACTGGGGGATTTGGCTACATACCTGACTACTTCTTTTCAACTGGCACTGGCTTTCCCTTCGGAAACAGGAGGTGTATTAGCCTCTATGTATAAATTTGCCGCTGTTTTTGCAGTTACACAGTTGCCGCTGGCTATCAGTGAAGGTTTATTGACAGTACTGGTAATGAATGTGCTGACTGTTCACAGTAAGAGTGAATTGGAGGAATTATCCGCGCTGACAAGGGAGGTTAAGGCATGA
- the tsaB gene encoding tRNA (adenosine(37)-N6)-threonylcarbamoyltransferase complex dimerization subunit type 1 TsaB, whose amino-acid sequence MPVLGIEAATPVATVGIVDGEKVLSERLLNNGRTHSVNLLPMIKGVLEDAGVVPASLEGIAVSSGPGSFTGLRIGLSTAKTLAQVWKIPVVGVSTLDVLANGLSGNNALLCPILNARKNEVYTAVYSNTDFLSLECLVGPLAVSIEELVSILQKSNFDSGFVMFLGDGVPVYKEKILSYLGKRVIFAPAPLSFPRGAVAAQLGWKLLQQGLGLHPFELLPEYIRLSEAELVWLRKQEANKV is encoded by the coding sequence GTGCCGGTACTGGGAATTGAAGCAGCCACTCCGGTAGCGACTGTCGGTATAGTTGACGGTGAAAAGGTTTTATCTGAGCGATTGCTTAATAACGGTCGAACACACTCGGTAAACTTGTTGCCTATGATTAAGGGTGTGCTGGAAGATGCGGGTGTAGTTCCGGCGAGTTTGGAGGGAATAGCCGTTTCTTCAGGTCCCGGATCTTTTACAGGCTTGCGTATTGGTCTGTCCACTGCCAAAACATTGGCTCAGGTTTGGAAAATACCGGTAGTGGGTGTTTCCACTCTGGATGTTTTGGCAAACGGTTTATCCGGAAACAACGCTTTGCTGTGCCCGATATTAAATGCCAGGAAAAATGAAGTATATACAGCTGTCTATAGCAACACCGACTTTTTATCGCTGGAATGCTTGGTTGGTCCTCTGGCTGTTAGTATCGAAGAACTGGTTTCTATATTACAAAAGAGTAATTTTGATTCGGGTTTTGTAATGTTTTTGGGAGACGGCGTACCTGTATATAAGGAGAAAATATTATCTTATCTGGGTAAACGGGTAATTTTTGCGCCGGCGCCATTGAGTTTTCCCAGGGGTGCGGTTGCCGCACAGTTGGGATGGAAGTTGCTTCAACAAGGGCTGGGTTTGCATCCTTTTGAACTCTTGCCGGAATATATCCGCTTATCTGAAGCCGAGCTGGTCTGGTTGCGAAAACAGGAGGCAAATAAGGTATAA
- a CDS encoding gamma-glutamyl-gamma-aminobutyrate hydrolase family protein, whose translation MDLRPLIGITCAEDELNNRSCLARPYYNAVVKAGGLPVLLASVPETEELLDVLDGLIFSGGGDVDPHYFGEEPLPGTGEISPLRDAVEIRLAQLSLAEKIPSLGICRGAQVLNIAAGGALHQDISMGFEKHLKHVQQAPRWCATHNIAILEESNFFSLITEKYLRVNSFHHQVISKMGEGLKACAWSSDGVIEVFESTGDNFILGVQFHPETMWHRDRRFLKIFEALILNTRRQRVKKG comes from the coding sequence ATGGATTTGCGTCCGTTAATCGGAATAACTTGTGCCGAGGATGAGTTAAACAACAGGTCCTGTTTGGCCCGGCCTTATTACAATGCTGTAGTTAAAGCCGGTGGATTGCCCGTGCTGCTGGCCTCTGTGCCGGAAACAGAAGAATTGTTAGATGTATTGGATGGACTAATATTTAGCGGTGGGGGAGATGTGGATCCTCATTATTTCGGTGAGGAACCCCTGCCGGGAACAGGGGAAATCAGTCCACTTAGAGACGCTGTGGAAATCAGGCTGGCACAGCTCTCTTTAGCTGAAAAAATACCCTCACTCGGAATTTGCCGGGGGGCTCAGGTTTTAAACATTGCTGCAGGAGGGGCTTTGCACCAGGATATTAGTATGGGTTTTGAGAAGCACTTGAAGCATGTCCAGCAGGCACCCAGATGGTGCGCTACGCATAATATCGCTATATTGGAAGAATCAAACTTCTTTAGCTTAATAACTGAAAAATATCTTCGTGTGAACAGTTTTCACCACCAGGTCATATCTAAAATGGGTGAAGGTTTAAAGGCCTGCGCCTGGTCCTCTGACGGTGTAATAGAAGTCTTTGAGTCGACCGGAGATAATTTTATTCTGGGTGTGCAGTTTCACCCGGAAACCATGTGGCACAGGGACAGGAGATTTTTAAAAATATTCGAGGCTCTAATTTTAAATACCAGAAGGCAAAGAGTAAAGAAAGGATAG
- a CDS encoding amidohydrolase — translation MLALTGGNIFTMVGDNIENGTVLIKDGNIIEIGESIAIPSGTEIIRVNGRIITPGLIDAHSHIGMFEEIYRVEGDDGNEMTDPLTPHLRAIDAVNPEDLAFQDALKGGVTTVVTGPGSANILGGEMAALKTWGKTVEDMIVKFPIGLKAALGENPKRVYGTTSKAPHTRMASAAILREALVSAQNYIKKQENWINGEKDKHEPERDLKLESIGRVLKREIPLRVHAHRADDIMTAVRIAREFDLKIIIEHCTEGYKVADELARLNIPAIIGPIITNRAKVELQGINLSNGKYLEKAGVNFAIMTDHPVVPIQYLALSAGLTVQGGLSEKTALQAITVNAAKLLGLNGLGTLEKGQKADLVVWSGHPFDLRSKVELVYINCNLLSFD, via the coding sequence ATGCTGGCACTTACCGGAGGAAATATTTTTACTATGGTTGGTGATAATATTGAAAACGGTACTGTACTTATTAAGGACGGTAATATTATCGAGATTGGAGAAAGTATAGCTATCCCATCCGGTACGGAAATAATCAGGGTGAACGGCAGGATTATTACACCCGGTTTAATTGATGCTCACAGTCATATAGGTATGTTTGAGGAGATATACCGGGTAGAGGGTGATGACGGGAATGAAATGACCGATCCTCTGACCCCGCATCTCAGGGCTATTGATGCAGTTAACCCGGAGGATTTAGCTTTTCAGGATGCTTTAAAGGGCGGTGTGACAACAGTAGTTACCGGTCCCGGCAGTGCTAATATTCTGGGGGGTGAGATGGCTGCTCTGAAAACCTGGGGTAAAACTGTCGAAGATATGATTGTGAAGTTTCCTATTGGTTTAAAAGCAGCGCTGGGTGAAAATCCCAAACGTGTGTACGGTACAACAAGCAAAGCGCCTCATACCAGAATGGCCAGTGCGGCAATTTTGCGTGAAGCACTGGTCAGCGCACAGAATTACATAAAAAAGCAGGAAAACTGGATTAACGGGGAGAAAGATAAACATGAGCCTGAGCGAGATTTGAAACTGGAATCTATTGGCCGGGTTTTAAAACGAGAAATACCGCTGCGAGTGCATGCTCACCGGGCCGACGATATTATGACGGCAGTTCGTATCGCCCGTGAATTCGACCTGAAGATAATAATTGAGCATTGTACAGAGGGATACAAAGTAGCGGATGAACTGGCGCGCTTGAATATTCCGGCGATAATCGGACCTATAATTACTAACCGGGCCAAGGTTGAACTGCAGGGTATTAATCTTTCTAATGGTAAATATTTGGAGAAAGCCGGGGTTAATTTTGCTATAATGACAGATCATCCTGTTGTCCCAATACAGTACCTGGCGTTATCAGCCGGCCTGACGGTACAGGGCGGTTTGTCAGAAAAAACAGCACTGCAGGCAATAACAGTCAATGCTGCTAAATTACTGGGTTTGAATGGCCTGGGTACACTGGAAAAAGGTCAAAAGGCTGACTTGGTGGTTTGGTCAGGCCACCCCTTTGATCTAAGGTCAAAAGTTGAATTGGTTTACATTAATTGTAACTTGTTGTCATTCGATTAA
- a CDS encoding type II toxin-antitoxin system PemK/MazF family toxin, which translates to MLIRRGDIFFADLSPVIGSEQGGTRPVLILQNDIGNQYSPTTIVAAITSQIAKAKLPTHVEMEASACGLEKNSVVLIEQIRTIDKSRLLEKVATLNDELMSKVNHAIEISMGLLPL; encoded by the coding sequence ATGCTGATCCGTCGCGGTGATATATTTTTTGCTGATTTGAGTCCTGTAATTGGTTCAGAGCAGGGTGGTACCAGGCCCGTTCTGATTCTGCAAAACGATATAGGCAACCAGTATAGTCCGACTACTATTGTAGCGGCTATTACCTCGCAGATTGCTAAAGCCAAGCTGCCTACGCATGTAGAGATGGAGGCTTCAGCCTGCGGGCTGGAAAAGAACTCAGTTGTTTTAATCGAACAGATTAGGACAATTGATAAAAGCAGGCTTTTAGAAAAAGTTGCTACGTTAAATGATGAATTAATGAGTAAGGTTAATCATGCTATTGAAATAAGTATGGGTCTTTTACCTCTATGA
- the rimI gene encoding ribosomal protein S18-alanine N-acetyltransferase: protein MNIEFEKMNAAHLTSVTAIENSSFITPWSYQSFVYELSQNSFAYYIVALLKNEVVGYAGMWIILDEAHITNVAVHPEHRGRKIGYALMQQMLIRAALRGATKMTLEVRSTNEPAKKLYNLLGFKESGIRKGYYEDTGEDALIMWKEDLF from the coding sequence ATGAATATAGAATTTGAGAAAATGAATGCTGCGCATCTGACAAGTGTAACAGCCATTGAGAACAGCAGTTTTATTACGCCCTGGTCCTACCAATCTTTTGTTTATGAACTGTCTCAAAACAGTTTTGCCTATTATATAGTAGCCTTGTTGAAAAATGAGGTGGTTGGCTATGCCGGCATGTGGATAATTTTAGATGAGGCTCATATTACTAATGTAGCAGTACACCCCGAACATAGGGGACGGAAAATAGGATATGCTTTGATGCAGCAGATGCTAATCAGGGCCGCGCTCAGGGGGGCTACTAAAATGACGTTGGAGGTAAGAAGTACTAATGAGCCGGCTAAGAAATTATACAACCTGCTTGGCTTTAAAGAATCCGGCATACGCAAGGGATATTATGAGGATACCGGAGAAGATGCCCTTATTATGTGGAAGGAAGATCTGTTTTAG
- a CDS encoding response regulator yields MLNYLKVLVVDDQPGVRYLLNIIIEEEGHKVYTAQNGKEAVDMISLVHPELVLMDVRMPVMGGLEALKIIKKISPDTEVVMMTAYGAEDTVEAAMQNGALTCIAKPFDIEEIKNFLKQYVWNISRDALKNGYRCG; encoded by the coding sequence ATGTTGAATTATTTAAAGGTGTTGGTTGTTGATGACCAGCCAGGTGTAAGGTATTTATTGAACATAATTATTGAGGAAGAGGGTCACAAAGTTTATACTGCCCAAAACGGTAAAGAAGCTGTGGATATGATTAGTTTGGTACATCCTGAACTGGTTTTAATGGATGTTCGTATGCCCGTTATGGGTGGTCTTGAGGCTCTTAAAATAATTAAAAAGATATCCCCTGATACAGAAGTAGTGATGATGACTGCCTATGGTGCAGAGGATACAGTAGAAGCTGCAATGCAAAATGGGGCATTAACTTGTATTGCCAAGCCTTTTGACATTGAAGAAATAAAAAATTTTCTCAAACAATATGTTTGGAATATATCTCGTGATGCCCTTAAAAATGGGTATCGCTGCGGTTAA
- the tsaE gene encoding tRNA (adenosine(37)-N6)-threonylcarbamoyltransferase complex ATPase subunit type 1 TsaE: protein MPLIITTSPAETEAVGKSLGKLLIAGDVLCLNGGLGAGKTCFARGVARGLGIEEPVTSPTFTLINEYIGREPFYHFDVYRLGGPEEMNDLGYEEYFYGQGVALVEWGELVNELLPPERLDIWLSVPEEHIEHREIRLVPYGERYCSLAEEMLNSAGTGN from the coding sequence ATGCCATTAATTATTACAACTTCACCTGCTGAGACTGAAGCAGTGGGCAAGAGTTTAGGGAAGTTGCTTATTGCCGGGGATGTTTTGTGTTTGAATGGTGGGTTGGGTGCCGGAAAAACTTGTTTTGCCCGCGGGGTGGCCAGGGGATTGGGTATTGAAGAGCCTGTTACCAGCCCTACGTTTACTTTAATTAATGAATATATAGGACGTGAACCCTTCTATCATTTTGATGTGTACAGGCTGGGCGGGCCTGAGGAAATGAACGATTTGGGCTATGAAGAGTATTTTTACGGACAGGGAGTTGCTCTTGTGGAGTGGGGGGAGCTGGTAAACGAACTGCTTCCGCCGGAGAGATTGGATATATGGTTGTCTGTTCCTGAGGAACATATAGAGCACCGGGAGATTAGGCTTGTTCCTTACGGAGAACGCTATTGTAGTTTGGCAGAGGAGATGTTGAATAGTGCCGGTACTGGGAATTGA